The following proteins come from a genomic window of Anopheles ziemanni chromosome 3, idAnoZiCoDA_A2_x.2, whole genome shotgun sequence:
- the LOC131284337 gene encoding lysosomal acid glucosylceramidase-like: protein MWYRTIPLVAVIVWVWLGLPQTTVATGYPCALRQYSSGSVCVCNVTYCDTLEFEDPTVPGSFVLVSSSSGGLRFALTKGSFLRTKGGPSSPPPPRKRSRATENDITITIDRTRRYQTVEGFGGAFTGAVSYNLAKLRAPLRESLYKSYYSKEVGIGYSFMRIPIGGCDFDLDPWAYNELPTNDGALSNFTTLDDRDLVKVSQIKQLMEVTNNSDIRVIGAAWSPPRWMKTNNDWTGASRLKPEYYQAWADYHVRYLELMKAAGLEFWAISTGNEPLNGVIGFLFIHFMSLGWTAPEQGRWVGQYLGPTLRKSSVSSVKLFGCDDQRYTFPWWFKLMDQGHANATSYLDGLAVHWYWDGVAPPALLDQTATSYPGKWIFNTEASLGDKPLQQHRPILGSWERAESYILYVLQDLQHSVNGWIDWNLVLDERGGPNYAKNYVESAVIANITSKEEAYKQPIFYGLGHFSRFILPGSVRLDAQSASSNVVALAFERLDNKTVVVFYNKANTQSIVRIEDKRYGSIRLQLPGKSVHSFLYA, encoded by the exons ATGTGGTACCGGACAATTCCGCTCGTTGCTGTCATCGTTTGGGTCTGGCTGGGACTACCTCAAACAACTG TGGCCACTGGGTACCCTTGCGCGTTGCGTCAGTATTCGAGTGGATCGGTCTGCGTGTGTAATGTGACGTACTGCGACACGCTGGAGTTTGAGGATCCGACGGTGCCGGGCAGCTTTGTGCTCGTGTCGAGCAGCTCCGGTGGTCTGCGATTCGCCTTGACCAAGGGCAGCTTTTTGCGCACCAAAGGCGGACCGTcgtcaccgccaccaccgaggAAGCGGTCGAGGGCAACCGAGAATGACATCACGATCACGATCGATCGGACTCGTCGGTATCAGACGGTGGAAGGTTTCGGCGGTGCCTTTACCGGTGCCGTTTCGTACAATTTGGCCAAGCTGCGTGCGCCGCTGCGGGAAAGTCTCTACAAATCGTACTACTCCAAAGAGGTAGGAATCGGCTACAGCTTCATGCGCATTCCGATCGGTGGCTGCGATTTCGATCTCGACCCGTGGGCCTACAACGAGCTCCCGACGAACGATGGTGCGCTGTCGAACTTTACCACCCTGGACGATCGAGATTTGGTCAAGGTGTCGCAAATCAAGCAGCTCATGGAGGTAACGAACAACAGCGATATACGCGTTATTGGCGCTGCCTGGAGTCCTCCGCGGTGGATGAAAACGAACAACGACTGGACCGGGGCGAGTCGGCTGAAACCCGAGTACTATCAGGCCTGGGCCGACTACCACGTGCGCTACCTGGAGCTGATGAAAGCGGCCGGGCTAGAGTTTTGGGCCATTTCGACTGGAAACGAGCCGCTCAACGGGGTGATCGGTTTTCTCTTCATCCACTTTATGAGCCTAGGCTGGACGGCACCAGAACAGGGGCGCTGGGTCGGCCAGTACCTGGGACCGACACTGCGTAAATCTTCCGTGAGCTCGGTAAAGCTGTTCGGTTGCGACGATCAGCGGTACACGTTTCCCTGGTGGTTCAAGTTGATGGATCAGGGTCATGCCAATGCGACCAGCTACCTGGACGGCCTGGCGGTACACTGGTACTGGGATGGTGTTGCCCCGCCGGCTCTGCTTGACCAGACCGCCACCAGCTACCCCGGCAAGTGGATCTTCAACACCGAGGCGTCGCTGGGCGATAAACCCCTGCAACAGCATCGGCCCATTTTGGGCTCGTGGGAACGGGCCGAATCGTACATTCTTTACGTGCTGCAGGATTTGCAGCACAGCGTCAACGGGTGGATCGACTGGAACCTGGTGCTGGACGAGCGCGGCGGTCCAAACTACGCGAAAAACTACGTCGAAAGCGCGGTGATCGCCAACATTACCTCGAAGGAGGAAGCGTACAAACAACCGATCTTCTACGGGCTCGGACATTTCTCGCGCTTCATTTTGCCCGGCTCGGTGAGGCTGGATGCTCAAAGTGCAAGTAGCAACGTGGTGGCATTGGCCTTTGAACGGCTGGACAACAAAACCGTCGTGGTGTTTTACAACAA AGCCAATACCCAGTCAATTGTGCGGATCGAAGACAAACGGTATGGCAGTATTCGACTCCAGCTTCCCGGAAAGTCGGTCCATTCGTTCCTATACGCTTAG
- the LOC131289472 gene encoding glutathione-specific gamma-glutamylcyclotransferase 1 has translation MDVEQRSSPADASEPAVWVFGYGSLCWYPGFDYSDCITGYIRGYVRRFWQGNVTHRGTKEKPGRVATLIEDKEGITWGCAFRVTGRHAIDYLKQRECTLGGYATEYIKFYPRIATEQSGISGEAFPTLVYIATPKNEYWIGEEPVLVTARQIVQCRGPSGHNVEYLIRLATFMRDELPGASDEHLFELEGLVRRFVAEANENIERLLVGSVTPRSIRRDTHEEVRRHVTFEYTSRVPDTKLRCLHI, from the exons ATGGATGTCGAGCAGCGCTCGTCGCCAGCGGATGCGTCCGAACCGGCGGTCTGGGTCTTTGGCTACGGATCGCTCTGCTGGTATCCGGGGTTCGACTACTCCGACTGCATCACCGGCTACATCCGGGGGTACGTCCGGCGCTTCTGGCAGGGCAATGTGACGCACCGTGGGACGAAGGAAAAG CCGGGTCGCGTGGCAACTTTGATCGAGGACAAAGAG GGTATTACGTGGGGCTGTGCATTTAGAGTAACCGGCAGACATGCGATCGACTACCTCAAGCAGCGTGAATGCACCCTCGGGGGGTACGCCACGGAATACATTAAATTCTACCCCCGGATTGCGACCGAACAGTCCGGTATTAGCGGGGAAGCTTTTCCGACGCTCGTCTACATTGCCACGCCGAAGAACGAGTACTGGATCGGCGAGGAGCCTGTGCTGGTGACCGCGCGCCAAATCGTCCAGTGCCGCGGCCCGAGCGGCCACAACGTCGAGTACCTCATCCGGTTGGCCACCTTCATGCGCGACGAGCTGCCCGGGGCAAGCGATGAGCATTTGTTCGAGCTGGAGGGTCTCGTACGCCGGTTCGTGGCCGAAGCGAACGAGAACATCGAGCGGCTGCTGGTCGGAAGCGTTACACCACGCAGCATACGGCGCGATACGCACGAGGAGGTGCGCCGCCATGTGACGTTCGAGTACACGTCCCGCGTGCCCGACACCAAACTGCGCTGTCTGCATATTTAG
- the LOC131284336 gene encoding CLIP domain-containing serine protease HP8: MDPIKYLLLLLTVATLQWTLSEAMLTCNDAKDRCVPLMNCRQFSKLVRANRSKEASFKKLLRQRICKPEVEVQNTHVCCPKQQIECAFNGNGVCALKANCPLLQSMEEENIPQESLCYVRNGKSYYCCTDPYCVIQPGLCDQDHTDKILVSPPSAFPKCMIKRKVGSTVPKQLCDYNYAPSNSNDPADLVCCGKEQPNRLIAHIKAAKLAKKPCGKIDSNSNKVWNGTHAEEGEFPWMASLVYRRRGVSCSGTLIHPSYVLTALHCVKPGLTKVRLGLRDLRKAGQSTEMQEISIAERIPNKMYDVALLRLTKPAQIDGSLVHPICLPLYASLRMSVPKRLTIAGWGLTENQKLSPILLKADTPVVASGNEECPKKFEVCIGGETAQSNQCPGDSGGPYQALDVFNNEHMRYVQFGIISNGQASCRSAQKLNNGLLVGYVIDWILDNMII, encoded by the exons ATGGATCCcatcaaatatttattgctGCTTTTAACAGTCGCCACGctcc AGTGGACACTGTCTGAGGCAATGCTCACATGCAACGACGCCAAAGATCGATGCGTCCCTTTGATGAACTGCAGGCAATTTTCGAAACTTGTGAGAGCAAATAGAAGTAAGGAGGCATCGTTTAAGAAGTTATTGCGCCAGCGTATTTGTAAGCCGGAAGTGGAAGTACAAAATACACATGTATGCTGTCCGAAGCAACAAATCGAGTGTGCATTCAACGGTAACGGCGTGTGCGCTTTGAAAGCCAACTGCCCTCTCCTGCAGTCTATGGAAGAGGAAAATATTCCGCAAGAAAGCCTGTGCTACGTCCGCAATGGAAAG AGCTATTACTGCTGTACCGATCCGTACTGTGTAATCCAACCGGGGTTGTGCGATCAGGACCATACGGATAAAATCCTTGTGAGCCCTCCATCAGCCTTTCCAAAGTGTATGATTAAACGTAAGGTTGGCTCGACGGTACCAAAACAGTTGTGTGATTATAATTATGCGCCATCTAATTCAAACGATCCAGCGGACTTGGTGTGCTGTGGCAAGGAGCAACCGAATCGATTGATAGCCCATATTAAGGCGGCAAAGCTAGCGAAAAAGCCATGCGGTAAGATCGATTCGAATTCGAACAAAGTATGGAACGGAACGCATGCTGAGGAAGGGGAATTCCCTTGGATGGCGAGTCTGGTTTATCGTAGGCGCGGAGTATCCTGCAGTGGAACACTGATTCACCCATCATATGTGCTAACGGCATTGCACTGCGTTAAACCTGGCCTGACCAAGGTGCGTCTAGGATTGCGTGATCTAAGAAAAGCCGGTCAATCCACCGAAATGCAAGAAATTTCCATTGCCGAGCGTATACCTAATAAAATGTACGACGTCGCACTCCTACGCCTGACCAAACCGGCCCAGATCGATGGTTCTTTGGTACATCCTATATGTCTACCGCTGTACGCTAGCCTTCGGATGAGCGTTCCCAAAAGGCTCACCATTGCTGGATGGGGTTTGACGGAAAACCAGAAATTATCACCCATTTTGCTGAAGGCAGACACGCCCGTTGTTGCATCAGGGAATGAAGAATGCCCGAAAAAGTTTGAAGTATGCATCGGTGGCGAAACAGCGCAGAGCAATCAGTGTCCTGGAGATTCCGGAGGTCCGTATCAGGCCTTGGACGTTTTCAACAATGAACACATGCGGTACGTCCAGTTCGGTATCATCTCTAATGGTCAAGCTTCATGTAGATCAGCACAAAAATTGAACAATGGATTGCTAGTTGGATACGTTATTGACTGGATTTTGGACAATATGATAATCTAA
- the LOC131289471 gene encoding 26S proteasome non-ATPase regulatory subunit 13 — protein sequence MSNANVTNYLAEQKKSSDKELADEWTQIEELYNEKLWNELTIKLDTFVKHSALQNEEALLALYHNFIASFETKINPYGLVEILTVVISFISDKKEAIAFLEKLKDKVKVCDQAVWMCKVLQGQIHLEHLNQLDETKKIIEDLKDILEEAGNVTPVHGKYYMLAANYYRLVGQHSDYYRCGLQFLGCSIDTYPKDQWAQQAFCLGLAALLGEGIYNIGELLAHPILESLNGTDNEWLVELLRAFNSGDIVKFEQMKPKWSAIADLAAQEVKLRQKISLLCLMEMTFKRPANKRTITFDEIAREAKLPIKEVEILIMKALAQGLVKGAIDEVAGVVNMTWVQPRVLDRKQVAGMASTLDTWMASITSMEKLIESRASEILTN from the exons ATGTCCAACGCAAACGTTACAAACTATTTGGCTGAACAGAAGAAATCCTCCGATAAAGAGCTAGCCGACGAATGGACCCAAATCGAGGAACTGTACAATGAGAA GCTGTGGAATGAACTGACCATAAAACTGGACACCTTCGTCAAGCATTCAGCCTTACAGAATGAGGAAGCATTGCTTGCCTTGTATCACAACTTCATCGCAtcgtttgaaacaaa AATTAACCCCTATGGTTTGGTGGAAATTTTGACCGTCGTGATTTCGTTCATTTCGGACAAGAAGGAAGCGATAGCTTTTCTGGAGAAGCTGAAGGATAAGGTGAAAGTCTGCGATCAGGCCGTATGGATGTGCAAAGTGCTGCAGGGACAGATCCATCTCGAGCATCTGAACCAGCTCGATGAGACCAAGAAAATCATTGAAGATCTGAAAGACATTCTCGAGGAGGCGGGCAACGTCACACCGGTTCACGGCAAATACTACATGCTAGCGGCCAATTACTATCG GTTGGTAGGACAGCACAGCGACTACTACCGTTGTGGTTTGCAGTTCCTAGGATGTTCCATCGATACCTATCCCAAAGACCAGTGGGCCCAGCAGGCCTTCTGTCTCGGTCTAGCCGCGCTACTCGGCGAAGGGATCTACAATATCGGAGAACTG CTGGCTCACCCAATTTTGGAATCGCTCAATGGTACCGACAACGAGTGGCTGGTGGAGCTACTGCGTGCCTTCAACTCCGGCGACATCGTCAAGTTCGAGCAGATGAAACCGAAGTGGAGCGCAATCGCCGACCTGGCCGCACAGGAGGTGAAACTGCGGCAGAAGATATCGCTCCTCTGTCTGATGGAGATGACGTTCAAGCGACCGGCCAACAAGCGCACCATCACGTTCGACGAAATTGCCCGCGAAGCGAAACTGCCCATCAAGGAGGTGGAAATACTGATCATGAAGGCGCTGGCGCAGGGACTGGTAAAGGGCGCAATCGATGAGGTGGCCGGTGTCGTAAACATGACCTGGGTGCAGCCCCGCGTGCTCGATCGCAAACAGGTGGCCGGTATGGCTTCGACCCTCGACACCTGGATGGCGTCCATCACGTCCATGGAGAAGCTGATCGAAAGTCGGGCGAGTGAAATCCTGACGAACTAA
- the LOC131288329 gene encoding myogenic-determination protein yields MTKFNRNGSRKPAVKTELGGYKQGYEVDHRPFGGLMPTGPAGSSMPLANGKVAGGTGNCGIDRANSVATHGVHKGAQSMNGSVPMGNGSNPGMGHNGVGGGNGSGGSGGGYLHDLSAEQKLKLNIQQLHIRQRQLQLTDYDDNSLSSEEHVLAPVSGCMASPNRPCLTWACKACKKKSVAVDRRKAATLRERRRLRKVNEAFEVLKRRTSTNPNQRLPKVEILRNAIEYIDSLQALLEETPPVHQGTDITSNGSGSTHSTPQDYMNCCQTGYLRERLGQLGKDNDRYSPLTGYSQTAPSGTVSGSSLDCLNLIVQSITNAQQQHQPPQHQQQQQQQTQQVHAAQPCGQSMATLSPTGHQNNGIGNNTGNGPPGTGTSTGSHGPPQMQLHQHQLLYSTFSSPSSSSSSSSSSSSSSSVSSSSSSPMSPPLVAVGSHHQLSIGNTRPVIPPTSSISLP; encoded by the exons ATGACCAAATTCAACCGAAACGGTAGCCGCAAACCGGCGGTCAAAACTGAGCTCGGTGGCTACAAGCAGGGTTACGAGGTTGACCATCGTCCTTTCGGTGGGCTGATGCCAACGGGACCCGCTGGATCGTCCATGCCACTGGCGAACGGAAAGGTGGCCGGCGGCACGGGCAACTGTGGGATCGATCGTGCAAATAGTGTCGCCACCCATGGAGTGCATAAAGGTGCACAATCGATGAATGGTAGTGTCCCGATGGGGAATGGAAGTAATCCGGGAATGGGTCACAATGGTGTTGGTGGGGGAAatggtagtggtggtagtggtggtggctATTTACATGATCTCAGTGCTGAGCAGAAGCTGAAGCTGAACATCCAACAACTTCACATCCGACAGCGCCAGCTGCAGCTGACCGATTACGACGACAACAGCCTCAGCTCGGAGGAGCATGTCCTTGCACCGGTTTCCGGGTGCATGGCGAGCCCGAACCGGCCATGCCTGACCTGGGCCTGCAAGGCATGCAAGAAAAAGAGCGTTGCCGTCGATCGCCGGAAAGCAGCCACGCTGCGAGAGAGGCGTCGCTTGCGGAAG GTAAATGAAGCCTTCGAAGTTCTGAAACGGCGCACCAGTACAAATCCCAACCAGCGACTACCAAAAGTGGAAATCCTCCGGAACGCCATCGAGTACATCGACAGCCTGCAGGCACTTCTCGAG GAAACACCTCCAGTCCACCAGGGCACGGACATCACATCCAACGGCAGCGGTTCGACTCATTCAACACCTCAGGACTATATG AACTGCTGCCAGACGGGATACCTGCGGGAGCGATTAGGACAGCTAGGAAAGGACAACGACCGGTACTCACCCCTGACAG GATACAGTCAAACGGCGCCATCCGGGACGGTTAGTGGTTCGAGTTTGGACTGTTTAAATCTGATCGTACAAAGCATAACCAACGCacaacagcaacatcagccgccacaacatcagcaacaacaacaacaacaaacgcagCAGGTCCATGCGGCACAACCATGCGGTCAATCGATGGCAACACTCAGCCCGACCGGGCATCAGAACAACGGCATCGGCAACAACACCGGTAACGGTCCCCCCGGTACTGGCACCTCCACCGGTAGCCATGGACCGCCACAAATGCAACTGCACCAGCATCAGCTACTGTACAGCACCTTCTCTTCCccatcctcgtcgtcgtcgtcctcatcTTCGTCTTCCTCGTCATCTTCGGTGTCCTCATCCTCCTCATCGCCGATGTCACCACCGCTGGTGGCGGTAGGGTCCCACCATCAGCTGAGCATTGGCAACACCCGACCCGTTATTCCACCGACGTCATCCATTTCGTTACCGTAA